One window of the Leptotrichia hongkongensis genome contains the following:
- the rbfA gene encoding 30S ribosome-binding factor RbfA, translated as MNDRRKRGLEKEISRIIGMTLLTEIKNDKIKNLVSIHKVELTKDGRYLDLTFSVLDLKDKVNKEKIAEDLNKLKGFFRKKIGSQLSIRFVPEVRIHLDDSVEYGVKIASILNEIKKDDHNIE; from the coding sequence ATGAATGATAGAAGAAAAAGAGGACTGGAAAAGGAAATATCAAGAATTATCGGAATGACACTTTTAACAGAAATAAAAAATGACAAAATAAAAAATCTTGTATCAATTCACAAGGTTGAGCTGACAAAAGATGGACGATACCTTGATTTAACATTTTCGGTACTAGATTTGAAAGATAAGGTAAATAAAGAAAAAATCGCCGAAGATTTGAATAAGTTAAAAGGTTTTTTTAGAAAAAAAATAGGTTCACAGCTGTCGATAAGATTTGTTCCAGAAGTGAGAATTCATTTGGATGACAGCGTTGAATATGGAGTAAAAATTGCTTCGATATTGAACGAAATAAAAAAGGATGATCACAATATCGAATAA